The DNA region TTCAGCACACCCGTTTTTTCGCCGCGCGCATTCAGCCACTTCGCCGTCTCCGCGACCGTCTCGCCGCCCGAGCCCATCACGATCACCACCCGATCCGCCTCCGGATGCCCTTCGTAGTCGAAGAGCTTGTAAGCTCGGCCCGTGAGCTGCGCGAAACGGTTCATCGTTTCCTCCACGATTCCGGGCGTGCGGTCATAAAAACCGTTCGCTGCCTCGCGCGCCTGGAAAAATACATCGGGGTTCTGCGCCGTGCCGCGCAGCATCGGCTTGTCCGGCGTCAGCCGTCGCGAGCGAAACGCCGCCAGGCAATCGTCATCCAGCATCGCCTTGATCGTCTCGTCCGGGAGCGGCGTGATCGTCGCAATCTCGTGCGAGGTGCGAAACCCGTCGAAGAAATGCATGAACGGAATCCGCGCCCTCAACGTCGCAATGTGCGAAACCAGCGCCAGATCCTGCGCTTCCTGCGGCGAACCCGATGCCAGCATCGCCCACCCCGTTTGCCGGCACGCCATCACGTCCGAGTGATCGCCGAAAATCGATAGCGCATGAGTCGCCAGCGTGCGCGCCGTCACGTGCATGCAGCACGGCGTCAGCTCGCCCGCGATTTTGTACATGTTCGGGATCATCAACAGCAGTCCTTGCGACGCCGTGAACGTGCTCGCCACCGTCCCGCCTTGCAGCGCGCCGTGCATCGCACCGGCCACGCCCGCTTCCGACTGCATCTCGACCATCTGAGGCACGCGGTCCCAGATGTTTTTCTTGCCGACCGCCGCCCACGCATCGGCGGATTCGGCCATGGGGGATGAAGGCGTGATCGGGTAGATCGCGAAGAGATCGGTGAGGCGATAAGCAACTGCGGCAACCGCTTCGTTGCCGTCGAGGGTAACCTGTTTGGGATTTTTCACGGTCTCCCATGCTAACCGCTAATGCCCCGGCCCGCTGCGCATGGTTTGCCCACCGCTGTGCAGTTCTTGAGACACGCAACCTCGCCGCTTCTCTCGCGCGCGAAAAAATTCAGCCCGCGCGCAATTTTGCCAACCCATGCGCAGCCGTTACGCGCGCGTTCCGCTACACTGTTTTTTCGTCACCCCAACGACGCATCACCCACCCTCTCGAACCCTTCAATGACCACCGCTCTCACCTCCCATCGCAACGTCGTCAAACGCGACGGCAAAACCACTCTCTTCGACATCGAACGCATCGTCCGCTCCATCGCCCTCGCCCTCTTCGCCTCGCGTCAGGGCGACATCGAAAACCCTCTCCGCCACGACGCCACTCGTCGCTACGGCCTCGGCGAGGACGACTTCGCCCGCGCCCGCGCCATCGCCCGTTCCGTCGAATGGGCCAGCGAACTTTTCTACCAGAAAAACACCACACCCACCTCCGACGAGCTCCAGGATCTCACCGAGAAAATGCTCGCCGCCGAGGGCGAGTTCGCCGCCGCCAAAGCCTACATCCTCTATCGCTCGCGCAAGAACGACGCCCGCCTCAACCGCTACCCGAGCAACGGCCTCCAGGAGTACATCTTCATCTCCCGCTACGCGCGCCACGACGCCTCCCTCCAGCGCCGCGAAACTTGGGACGAAGCCGTCAACCGCGTCGCCGCCATGCACCATCAGCGCTACGCCGCGCTCGGCGACTCCGATCTCTACGCCGCCATCGACGACGCCTTCGAAGCCGTCCGCCGCAAAGAGGTTCTCCCCTCGATGCGCTCGCTCCAGTTCGGCGGCCCCGCCGTCTTCGCCCACGAGGCCCGCCTCTTCAACTGCTCCTTCACGCACATCAACCGCCTCCGCGCTTTCCAGGAGTCGTTCTACCTTCTCCTCGTCGGCTGCGGCGTCGGTTTCTCCGTGCAAAAATGCCACGTCTCCCAACTCCCGCCGCTCGCCCCGCGCGGTCACGACGACGACCTTGCCGTCCGCCATCACCACATCATCGATACGATCGAGGGTTGGTGCGACGCTCTCGGCGCGCTCCTCGACGCCTACGTCCACGGCCACGTCATCGAGTTCAACTACTCCGCCATCCGCCCGCGCGGCACCGCCCTCCGCACCTCGGGCGGCAAAGCCCCCGGCCACCTCCCGCTCAAGCGCGCCCTCCAGTCCGCCGAGGAGATTCTCCGCACCGCCGCCGGGCGACGCCTCGAACCCATCGAGGCCTACGACATCCTCATGCACATCGCCGGTGCCGTCCTCGCCGGCGGCGTCCGCCGCTCCGCGACCATCGCGCTCTTCTCGGCCGACGACGACAAGATGATGCAGGCCAAAACCGGCGATTGGTTCAAAACTCACCCGCACCGCTCCGCCTCCAACAACTCCGCAGTGCTTATCCGTTCGCGCGTCACGCAGCAGGAATTTCTGCGTCTCTTCGAGTGCCAGAAACAATTCGGCGAGCCCGGCTTCTTTTTCGCAGACCACGAAGACTATGGCGCCAACCCCTGCGTCGAGATCGGCCTGCATCCGGTTTTCCAAGTCATCAGCCGCGACGACATCGCGAGGCTCAACGCCCGCGGCATCCACGCCGACGACTCCGGCCGCCCGCTCCGCATCGGTTCCCGTCTCCACGGTTTCCAGATGTGCAATCTCACCACGATCAACGGCGCCCTCGTCCGCACCGAGGAGGATTTTTCCCGCGCCGCCCGCGCCGCCGCGATCATCGGCACGCTCCAGGCCGGTTACACCAACATCCCCTACCTCGGCGCCGTCACCCAGCTCATCAACGAGCGCGAAGCCCTCCTCGGCGTCTCCATCTGCGGCATCATGGACAGCCCGAAAATCCTCCTCGATCCCCAGATCCTCCAGCGCGCCGCCGGCCTCGTCACCGAAACCAACGCCGGTTTCGCCGCCCGCCTCGGCATCCGCGCCGCCGCCCGCACCACCTGCGTGAAACCCGAAGGCACCACGTCGCTCCTCCTCGGCACCGGCTCCGGCATCCACCCGCGCCACTCCCGCCGCTACTTCCGCCGCGTCCAGGCCAGCCGCCTCGATCCGGTGTATCAAATCTTCAAGCACTACAACCCGCACCTCTGCGAGCCCTCCGCCTACGGCAAACGCACCGACGACGTCATCACCTTCCCCGTAGAGTCGCCCGCCGATGCCATCCTCCGCGATCAGCTCGACGCCGTCCGCTTCCTCGAAATGGTCCGCCTCGTGCAGGAAAACTGGGTCCTCCCCGGCACCAGCCACGCCGCCTACGCCCCCGGCCTCGCCCACAACGTCTCCAACACCGTCACCGTGCAGGACGGCGAGTGGGACGCCGTCGCCGCCTTCATCTGGGAAAACCGCGCCCGCTTCACCGGCGTCGCGCTGCTCCAGTCCTTCGGCGACAAAGCCTACGTTCAGGCCCCGCTCGAGTCCGTCCAAACCGCCGCCGACGCCCAGCGCTGGAACCTCCTCGCCTGCAATCCCGTCCCCTACACCGAGCTCGAGGAGCAACACGACGAAACCAAACTCGCCCAAGTCGTCGCCTGCGCCGGCGGCCAATGCGAACTCAGCGTCTGACCCACTGCACGAATCTCCCTGTTGGGCTCGCGCTACGCTTCGCAACTCACACGTAGCCGCGAGCGCCAGCGAGCGGTCCTTCGCATCCCTCTTCCGTTCTCTCGCGGCCTATAAGCGCCACTGCGCCACGGGAAAACCGCTCCCCATAAATTGCCCGCATCCGGTTTCTCACATTGAGCTCCGCGAAATCTGCGTCGATACTTCACGCATGTCCACGGATGACCCCGTCAAACGCAGCCGCCAGCTCGTCGAGCAGTTGAAACGTTCACAGATCTATCAGGACTACGAGCAGGCATTTCGCGACACCACCGGACTCCCCATCAATCTCCGCGCCATCGAGTCGTTCAATCTTCCCCATGCCGGTGACCCGAACGAAAACCCGTTCTGCGCTCTCATGGCGAAGACCAACCACTCCTGCGCCGCCTGTCTCCAGCTCCAGCGCAAGGTCGAGGAACAGGCCCGCCTCGAACCCAAAACGCTCAAGTGCTTCGCCGGCCTCTGCGACTCTGCCGTTCCTATACGCGTCGGCGCCAACCTGATCGCCTTCCTCCAGACCGGCCAGATCCTCCTCCATAAACCCAAGGTGCATGAGTTCACCAAGGCCACCAAGGAGATCGTCGGCTGGGGCACCGAGGTGGACCTGAAAAAGCTCGAAGAAGCCTACTTCCAGACCCGCGTCGTTTCCAAAAAACAGTACGAGGCCGTCCTCCGCCTCCTCACGATCTTCGCGCAGCACCTCGCCTCGATGAGCAACCAGCTCACCGTCCAGGAGGCCAACGCCGAAAAC from Nibricoccus aquaticus includes:
- a CDS encoding PocR ligand-binding domain-containing protein, with translation MSTDDPVKRSRQLVEQLKRSQIYQDYEQAFRDTTGLPINLRAIESFNLPHAGDPNENPFCALMAKTNHSCAACLQLQRKVEEQARLEPKTLKCFAGLCDSAVPIRVGANLIAFLQTGQILLHKPKVHEFTKATKEIVGWGTEVDLKKLEEAYFQTRVVSKKQYEAVLRLLTIFAQHLASMSNQLTVQEANAENPAIARARMFIADQYTEELSLEQVAKQVNMSAFYFCKMFKKATSLTFTDYLARIRIEKVKNLLLNPNKRISEAAYEVGFQSLSQFNRVFRRIAGESPTVFRDRLHQQAPVA
- a CDS encoding ATP cone domain-containing protein, with product MTTALTSHRNVVKRDGKTTLFDIERIVRSIALALFASRQGDIENPLRHDATRRYGLGEDDFARARAIARSVEWASELFYQKNTTPTSDELQDLTEKMLAAEGEFAAAKAYILYRSRKNDARLNRYPSNGLQEYIFISRYARHDASLQRRETWDEAVNRVAAMHHQRYAALGDSDLYAAIDDAFEAVRRKEVLPSMRSLQFGGPAVFAHEARLFNCSFTHINRLRAFQESFYLLLVGCGVGFSVQKCHVSQLPPLAPRGHDDDLAVRHHHIIDTIEGWCDALGALLDAYVHGHVIEFNYSAIRPRGTALRTSGGKAPGHLPLKRALQSAEEILRTAAGRRLEPIEAYDILMHIAGAVLAGGVRRSATIALFSADDDKMMQAKTGDWFKTHPHRSASNNSAVLIRSRVTQQEFLRLFECQKQFGEPGFFFADHEDYGANPCVEIGLHPVFQVISRDDIARLNARGIHADDSGRPLRIGSRLHGFQMCNLTTINGALVRTEEDFSRAARAAAIIGTLQAGYTNIPYLGAVTQLINEREALLGVSICGIMDSPKILLDPQILQRAAGLVTETNAGFAARLGIRAAARTTCVKPEGTTSLLLGTGSGIHPRHSRRYFRRVQASRLDPVYQIFKHYNPHLCEPSAYGKRTDDVITFPVESPADAILRDQLDAVRFLEMVRLVQENWVLPGTSHAAYAPGLAHNVSNTVTVQDGEWDAVAAFIWENRARFTGVALLQSFGDKAYVQAPLESVQTAADAQRWNLLACNPVPYTELEEQHDETKLAQVVACAGGQCELSV